The sequence CTGAGCACGATCCCAAGACGGAAACGTATTTGTTGAAAAACGAGAATGTGTTAAAGCAATGTGTGATTTGAACATTTCATCTGACAAGTCAGGATAAAACAGGCGAACCTGAAAGGCATGCAGCATTCCCTTATAAACAATCGTCTTGCTTGACAAGGAACAAATAAAGAGTTCATCTGCAGCAAACGTTTTTTCCAACTTGCGGCGCAGACGGAAAAGACTATCTTCAAAAGCACGCCCACTATTTGTTTCAGTGGGTTTTTCAATAAAAAGCTGCACAAAACTTGGCATGATTTCCTGAGCAGCTGGACCACAGTTGTCATAATTGAAAGGAACATCACGCGACAGCAATACATGAAAGCCTAATCTTTTGATTTCACTAATCAGACTGTCTTCTAAAATTGTTTTTGCCACTTTATCTTGAGGAAGAAACAATTGAGCAACAGCATAATCTCCCAATGGCGGTAAATCAATCTCTTCTTCTTTAGCCTTCAATCTAAAAAATTCATCTGGCATGGCCAACAGCATACCAGCTCCATCTCCTGTATCAGGCTCTGCACCTGTACCGCCACGGTGGTTCATTCTCTCTAACATCGTTAAGGCATAATCCACTAACTGATGACTGGCAATACCATCAATCTGAGCAACAAAGCCCATCCCACAAGCATCTGTCTCAAAAGATGGCTCCCACAAAGTCGTCTGCTTAGCTTTTTTAATAACCTCTCTCATACACTTCTCCTAACCAAATGTAATTATTGCTAAATTTTCGAATAGACGCCTAAATTATATCATATATTAATGAGGAAAAACAGATTTTCTCAAAAAATTCTGAAAATTCAATTATTTAGATCAATTAAAAAACAGCCAGTTATCGGCTGTTTTTTAACCTTAATAAAGATCCAAATAGTTGTCAACTTCCCATTGTGATACAAAAGCAGCATAGCTTGACCATTCAATACGTTTTGCCTCAAGAAAACTTGTATAAATATGGTTACCTAAGGCTGCTTTAACCACTTCATCTTCTTGTAATGCTTTCAGAGCATTATGAAGAGTTGAAGGAAGATCTGCAATACCTGCTTCTTTGCGTTCTTCAACAGTCATAACATAAATATTTGATTCTACGGGTGCCGGTGCTTCAATTTTATTTTCAATGCCATCAAGTCCAGATTCTAAAAGAACAGCCAAAGCTAAATAAGGATTAGCTGTAGGATCAACCGAACGCAATTCCAGACGTGTACTAACACCACGTGAAGCTGGAACACGAATCAATGGTGAACGATTGCGTCCCGCCCAAGCAATATAGACTGGAGCTTCATAACCAGGAACCAAACGTTTATATGAATTAACAGTTGGATTCATGATAGCAGTATAACTATAAGCATGTTTTACCAAACCACCTAAGAATTGATAAGCAACTTCAGATAGCTGCATCCCTTTAGGATCTTGTGAATCAAAGAAAGCGTTCTTACCATCACTGCCAAACAGGGACATATTACAGTGCATTCCTGAACCATTAATACCAAATTTAGGTTTGGCCATAAAGGTTGCATACAGACCATGTTTGCGGGCAATGGTTTTAACAACTAATTTGAAAAGTTGAATTTTATCACAGGCAGTTAAAACATCAGCATATTTAAAATCAATTTCATGTTGACCAATAGCTACCTCGTGATGACTTGCTTCAACTTCAAATCCCATTTTTGTTAAGACATTGACAATCTCACGGCGGGTATTATCAGCAAGGTCAGTTGGTGCTAAATCAAAGTAACCGCCTTTATCATTTACTTCAGTTGTCGGATTGCCAAATTCATCCATTTTGAAAAGGAAAAACTCAGGTTCTGGACCAAGGTTAAATGATTTATATCCTAGACTTTCCATATGACGCAGCGCTTTTTTCAAGTTGCCACGTGGGTCACCAGCAAATGGTTCCCCTTCTGCTGTATAAATATCACAAATTAATCCAGCAACGGCTCCGTTTTCATCTCCCCAAGGAAAAACAGTCCAAGTATTAAGATCAGGATAAAGATACATGTCTGATTCATTAATACGTACAAAACCTTCAATTGAAGAGCCATCAAACATCGCTTTGTTTGAAAGTACTTTGTCTAATTGTTCGTCAGTAGCTGGGATTTCAACATTTTTCATGGTTCCCAAGATATCCGTAAACATCAAACGAAGGAAAGTAACATTCTTTTCTTTAACTTCGCGACGGATGTCTGCTGCTGTGATTGCCATAACGGCCTCCTTTTAAAAATTAAATGCCACGTTACGTATTTACATACGTAAACCACCAAGATGTTGCGTTGGGCTCGAAAAGCGGCCCTGATTTCGGAGTTCGTCATGTAAGATACGTCGAACATCCGCATCTGTCAAAGCTTTCTGCTTTTTCAGAGCACGATCTTTACGATCAGCATACTCTCTCTTGATAGCTGCGATATTTAATCCTTCATCTAAGAAATCCTTAATTTCCAGTAAAACATCCATATCATTCAGCGAGTAAAGACGTCGATTTCCAGAACTACGATCTGGTGTCAGTAAACCTTGATCTTCATAATAACGAATTTGACGAGCTGTTAAATCCGTCAATTTCATTACAGTTCCAATAGGAAAAACTGCCATTGACCGTCGAAGCTCTTTTTCTTTCATGACTTTCCTCCTTTCATTGTCTATTATATTCTGAAAATTTATAGCTGTCAAGTCTATATGTTATATTTCCTGACATAAACTCTAAACTTTTCTTTTTATAAAAAATTTTCGCACTCTATCAATATCTGAATTAACAGAAATGGCAATAAAAACCCCTACAAAAGTTTCAAAAACTCTAGCACAAACATAAAGAATTGTCTCATCTTTGGGAATAGAAAGGGTAATAATAAGCAAAGCTGCAACACCACCGATAATCCCAGTCTTATTATTCATGGCAACATTAGTCATAATGGTTAACATGGTAAATATTGGAACAAAAACAACTGTAACCCAATACTGAAAATGAAATAGATTATTGATGAGAAAAAATAGCAGTGAATAAACCCCGCCAATACTGTTACCAACTATACGTGACGTCCCAAAATGGACGCTTTTATCAAAATCCTCACGTAAACTAAAAACAGCCGTTAAAGCACCAATTTGAAGGCCCTTCCAGCCAAGTATACCAAAAAGCAAAAGCACTAAAAAAACAGCTAGACCCGATTTGAAAGTCCGCATACCTAATGTAAATTTTTGGGGATCAAAATGATATTTCTTCATACTTTTATTGTAACATGATTTGGAAAAAAGAAGCTACTTGAAAACTACCTTATAATGTCTCAGTCTTATTTGATTTCATTGATGCTGATCTCATGCACAAAAAAGACGCATTATAACGCCTTTTTCCAACCTTCTCAATAAAGAGGATTATTATCAATCAATGCAGCCAAACCTGAAAGTATCTTTCCTTTGCCTCCACCGATTTTCTAAGCTCACCTTATTTCGCAGAGAATCTATTATCTACTGTATGCACTAGAAAAGAAAAGAGTTGCGTCCACAACTCTTTTCGTCACAATATCTTCATTCTCACAAAAAGGTGGACAAATCCACCCCTTTGCTATCATTACAATTTCGCTCTTTTTTACAAAATCAGGATTGAAACTTACGGGCGTAAATCTTATTTTTCCGTGAGTGCAGCGAGACCTGGGAGTACCTTTCCTTCAAGCAACTCCATGCTTGCACCTCCACCCGTACTAATCCATGAGAATTTATCTGCGCGGCCAAGGTTGATGGCTGCAGCAGCTGAGTCACCACCACCGATGATTGATTTAACACCTGGTTGTTTGACGATAGCATCCATCACACCGATCGTCCCAGCTTGGAAATCAGGATTTTCAAAGACACCCATAGGACCATTCCAAACAACTGTCTTAGCACCTGTTAATTCTTCATCAAATTTAGCAATTGATTTTGGACCGATATCAAGACCAAGGAAACCTGGATCAACAGCTGCACCTTCAGTATCTTTAACTTCAGTGTAGTCAGCAAAAGCATTAGCCTCTTTTGAGTCAACTGGCAAGATTAACTTTCCATTTGCTTTAGCCAAAAGATCTTTAGCAATGTCAAGTTTGTCTTCTTCAACAAGTGAATCACCAATTTCGATGCCTTGTGCCTTGAGGAAAGTATAAGTCATACCACCACCAATAAGGACTTTATCAGCTTTTTTAAGAAGATTTTCAATAACACCAATCTTATCTGAAACTTTTGAACCACCAAGGATAGCGATAAATGGGCGAACAGGATTGTCAACAGCTTCTTGAATGTAAGCAATTTCGTTTTCAAGAAGAAAGCCAGCAACTGCTTTGTCCACATTAGCTGAAATACCAACATTAGAAGCGTGAGCACGGTGAGCAGTACCAAATGCATCATTTACAAAAATGCCATCGCCAAGACTTGCCCAATATTTACCAAGCTCAGGATCATTTTTAGATTCTTTTTTGCCATCAACATCTTCAAAACGAGTGTTTTCAACCAAAAGAACTTCACCATTTTTAAGAGCATTAATAGCTGCTTCTAATTGTTCACCACGTGTTACACCTGGAAAAACAACTTCTTGCCCAAGCTTTTTAGCCAAATCAGCAGCTACAGGAGCAAGAGATTTCCCTTCTTTATCTGCTTCCTCTTTGACACGTCCAAGGTGAGAGAAAAGAACAGCACGTCCACCATGTTCAATGATGTATTTAATTGTTGGAAGAGCTGCAGTAATGCGGTTATCATTTGTAATAACGCCATCTTTTACAGGGACATTAAAGTCAACACGAACGAGAACTTTCTTCCCTTTCAAATCAACATCTTTAACAGTCAATTTTGCCATGAATATAGACTCCTTAAATTTTTTTATACATGATAATTATATCACAAAATCAATAAAAGTAGCAAAGTAATTTTATTTATATCATTTTAATAAACGGGCGACGATAGCCCTTTATTAAGTAAAGTCCTTGTTTCAATTGCTGCAAGGAGGGGTAGGAGATTTGTTATTCCTTGAAAAATAACCTTATTTAGGTAATCAGATTAAAATAGTTTTGCTATAAAATTTTACTGCAGCTAGGTAATGAATCAAAAGAGAATACCCAGCAGATATTTCCTTCATAAATTAAAAAGAGCAAAAGTAAATCATGGTTTTATAGCAATAATTTTAACCAATACACAGTATCGCTTTTCTCAAGTCCTTAACCTTTACAAGAAAAAGAGGACCAAAGGTCCCCTTTTACAAAATAATAAATATTATTTAGCGATTTTTGCAAAGTACTCAAGAGTACGTACAAGTTGTGAAGTATATGACATTTCGTTATCATACCATGAAACAACTTTAACCAATTGTTTACCATCAACATCAAGAACTTTTGTTTGAGTTGCGTCAAACAATGAACCAAAAGACATACCTACAATATCTGATGATACGATTGGATCTTCAGTATATCCGTAAGATTCATTTGCAGCAGCTTTCATAGCAGCATTCACTTCATCAACCGTTACGTTTTTATCAAGTACAGCAACTAATTCAGTAACTGATCCTGTTGGAACTGGAACACGTTGCGCAGCACCGTCAAGTTTACCATTCAATTCAGGAATAACAAGACCGATAGCTTTAGCAGCACCAGTTGAGTTAGGAACGATGTTTGCTGCAGCAGCACGTGCACGACGAAGGTCACCTTTACGGTGTGGTCCATCAAGAACCATTTGGTCACCAGTATATGCATGGATCGTTGTCATCAAACCTTCTTTGATACCAAAGTTATCATGTAAAGCTTTCGCCATTGGCGCAAGACAGTTTGTAGTACATGAAGCACCTGAAATAACTGTTTCAGTACCATCAAGAACATCGTGGTTAGTGTTAAAGACGATTGTCTTAATATCGTTACCGCCTGGTGCAGTGATAACAACTTTTTTAGCTCCACCATTAGCATGTAAGTGTTTTTCAGCAGCTGCTTTACTTGCAAAGAAGCCAGTTGCTTCAAGAACGATTTCTACACCATCAGCAGCCCAGTCAATCTGTTCTGGATCACGTTCAGCTGAAACCTTAACGAATTTACCATTAACTTCAAATCCGCCTTCTTTAACTTCAACATTACCGTCAAAACGACCTTGAGTTGAATCATATTTCAACAAGTGTGCAAGCATGTTTGGGTCTGTAAGGTCATTGATACGTGTAACTTCAACACCTTCGACGTTTTGGATGCGACGGAAAGCAAGACGTCCAATACGACCAAAACCGTTAATACCAACTTTAACTACCATTAGTGATTTCCTCCTTATGAAAATCAAAAAAATTTATTTTAAAAGGCATTGCCTTTTAGACGGTTGTGAAAAGATTAACTTACACAAATATAAACCAACCTTTCAACAAAATTATTATATAATTATTTTAAGAAAATTGCAAACGATTTTCCCTATTCTAGCAAGAAAAAAGAGAGAATAAGAAAGTCAAGATTTATCACTTTAAACTTCTTATTTTCTCTTAATAATCACTATTGAAATGCTATAAAATTATTATTCTTTTTATAAAGAATTAATTAGCATGTTCACTAAAGAAATTAAGCTTCTCCAGCGTTTTTCTTAATGATTTCTTCTTGAACAGATTTTGGAACATCTTCATAGTGATCAAATACCATCATGAAGGTTCCACGACCTTGAGATGCTGAACGAAGAACAGTTGCATAACCGAACATTTCAGCAAGCGGAACAAAAGCACGAACAATTTGACTATTACCATGTGCTTCCATGCCATCAACACGTCCACGACGGGCAGTGACATGTCCCATAACATCACCAAGGTTTTCTTCAGGAACAGTGATAGTGACTAACATCATTGGTTCAAGAATAACAGGTTTCGCAGTTTTAGCAGCTTCCTTGAGAGCAAGTGACGCAGCAATCTTGAAGGCTGTTTCAGATGAGTCAACATCATGGTAAGAACCATCATAAAGTTTGGCCTTAACATCAACAATTGGGTAACCAGCAAGAACACCATTAGCCATAGATTCAATCAAACCTTTTTCTACGGCCGGAACAAATTCACGTGGAACAACACCACCCACAATGGCATTTTCAAACTCGAACCCTTTACCTTCTTCATTTGGAGTAAATTCAATCCAAACATCACCAAATTGACCTTTACCACCGGATTGACGTTTAAAGAAACCACGTGCTTGCGTAGCTTGACGGAAAGTTTCACGATATGATACCTGAGGAGCACCAACGTTAGCTTCAACCTTGAATTCACGTTTCATACGGTCAACAAGGACATCCAAGTGAAGCTCACCCATACCAGAAATAACGGTTTCACCTGTTTCAACATTTGTTTCCACACGGAAAGTTGGATCTTCCTCAGCAAGCTTTTGAAGAGCAATTCCCATTTTATCTTGATCGGCTTTCGATTTTGGTTCAACCATCAACTGAATAACAGGCTCTGGAACTTCAATTGATTCAAGAATCACTTTTGCCTTTTCATCAGTTAATGAATCTCCAGTTGTTGTCTCTTTCAAACCAACTGCAGCTGCAATATCACCGGCATAAACGGTTTCAATTTCTTGACGGCTGTTGGCATGCATTTGAAGGATACGTCCGATACGTTCACGCTTTCCTTTAGAAGTATTCAACACATAAGAACCACTGTTTAGAATACCAGAATAAACACGGAAGAAAGTCAAACGTCCCACGAATGGGTCAGTCATAATCTTGAAGGCAAGAGCAGCAAATGGTTCGTCATCAGATGCTGGGCGCTCTTCTTCTTCATCGGTATCTGGATTGACACCCTTAATAGGAGGAATATCAAGCGGACTTGGAAGATAATCAACAACCGCATCAAGC comes from Streptococcus troglodytae and encodes:
- the glnA gene encoding type I glutamate--ammonia ligase, which gives rise to MAITAADIRREVKEKNVTFLRLMFTDILGTMKNVEIPATDEQLDKVLSNKAMFDGSSIEGFVRINESDMYLYPDLNTWTVFPWGDENGAVAGLICDIYTAEGEPFAGDPRGNLKKALRHMESLGYKSFNLGPEPEFFLFKMDEFGNPTTEVNDKGGYFDLAPTDLADNTRREIVNVLTKMGFEVEASHHEVAIGQHEIDFKYADVLTACDKIQLFKLVVKTIARKHGLYATFMAKPKFGINGSGMHCNMSLFGSDGKNAFFDSQDPKGMQLSEVAYQFLGGLVKHAYSYTAIMNPTVNSYKRLVPGYEAPVYIAWAGRNRSPLIRVPASRGVSTRLELRSVDPTANPYLALAVLLESGLDGIENKIEAPAPVESNIYVMTVEERKEAGIADLPSTLHNALKALQEDEVVKAALGNHIYTSFLEAKRIEWSSYAAFVSQWEVDNYLDLY
- a CDS encoding MerR family transcriptional regulator translates to MKEKELRRSMAVFPIGTVMKLTDLTARQIRYYEDQGLLTPDRSSGNRRLYSLNDMDVLLEIKDFLDEGLNIAAIKREYADRKDRALKKQKALTDADVRRILHDELRNQGRFSSPTQHLGGLRM
- a CDS encoding FUSC family protein; translation: MKKYHFDPQKFTLGMRTFKSGLAVFLVLLLFGILGWKGLQIGALTAVFSLREDFDKSVHFGTSRIVGNSIGGVYSLLFFLINNLFHFQYWVTVVFVPIFTMLTIMTNVAMNNKTGIIGGVAALLIITLSIPKDETILYVCARVFETFVGVFIAISVNSDIDRVRKFFIKRKV
- a CDS encoding phosphoglycerate kinase, whose product is MAKLTVKDVDLKGKKVLVRVDFNVPVKDGVITNDNRITAALPTIKYIIEHGGRAVLFSHLGRVKEEADKEGKSLAPVAADLAKKLGQEVVFPGVTRGEQLEAAINALKNGEVLLVENTRFEDVDGKKESKNDPELGKYWASLGDGIFVNDAFGTAHRAHASNVGISANVDKAVAGFLLENEIAYIQEAVDNPVRPFIAILGGSKVSDKIGVIENLLKKADKVLIGGGMTYTFLKAQGIEIGDSLVEEDKLDIAKDLLAKANGKLILPVDSKEANAFADYTEVKDTEGAAVDPGFLGLDIGPKSIAKFDEELTGAKTVVWNGPMGVFENPDFQAGTIGVMDAIVKQPGVKSIIGGGDSAAAAINLGRADKFSWISTGGGASMELLEGKVLPGLAALTEK
- the gap gene encoding type I glyceraldehyde-3-phosphate dehydrogenase is translated as MVVKVGINGFGRIGRLAFRRIQNVEGVEVTRINDLTDPNMLAHLLKYDSTQGRFDGNVEVKEGGFEVNGKFVKVSAERDPEQIDWAADGVEIVLEATGFFASKAAAEKHLHANGGAKKVVITAPGGNDIKTIVFNTNHDVLDGTETVISGASCTTNCLAPMAKALHDNFGIKEGLMTTIHAYTGDQMVLDGPHRKGDLRRARAAAANIVPNSTGAAKAIGLVIPELNGKLDGAAQRVPVPTGSVTELVAVLDKNVTVDEVNAAMKAAANESYGYTEDPIVSSDIVGMSFGSLFDATQTKVLDVDGKQLVKVVSWYDNEMSYTSQLVRTLEYFAKIAK
- the fusA gene encoding elongation factor G — encoded protein: MAREFSLEKTRNIGIMAHVDAGKTTTTERILYYTGKIHKIGETHEGASQMDWMEQEQERGITITSAATTAQWKDHRVNIIDTPGHVDFTIEVQRSLRVLDGAVTVLDAQSGVEPQTETVWRQATEYGVPRIVFANKMDKIGADFLYSVSTLHDRLQANAHPIQLPIGAEDDFEGIIDLVTMKAEIYTNDLGTDILIEDIPADYLDQAKEYREKLIEAVAETDEDLMMKYLEGEEITETELKAAIRKATINVEFFPVLAGSAFKNKGVQMMLDAVVDYLPSPLDIPPIKGVNPDTDEEEERPASDDEPFAALAFKIMTDPFVGRLTFFRVYSGILNSGSYVLNTSKGKRERIGRILQMHANSRQEIETVYAGDIAAAVGLKETTTGDSLTDEKAKVILESIEVPEPVIQLMVEPKSKADQDKMGIALQKLAEEDPTFRVETNVETGETVISGMGELHLDVLVDRMKREFKVEANVGAPQVSYRETFRQATQARGFFKRQSGGKGQFGDVWIEFTPNEEGKGFEFENAIVGGVVPREFVPAVEKGLIESMANGVLAGYPIVDVKAKLYDGSYHDVDSSETAFKIAASLALKEAAKTAKPVILEPMMLVTITVPEENLGDVMGHVTARRGRVDGMEAHGNSQIVRAFVPLAEMFGYATVLRSASQGRGTFMMVFDHYEDVPKSVQEEIIKKNAGEA